A window of the Serratia sarumanii genome harbors these coding sequences:
- a CDS encoding FKBP-type peptidyl-prolyl cis-trans isomerase N-terminal domain-containing protein, which produces MTPRARKALLSLMIPLAFAPAMAAADDDVPALLQFAERYQRQDAPAADAAVTPSRETQKPAPRPVQPRETSSQRKQLAQLQKTLREKEARLEQQQTAIQSLQQELTALRVASSLTAADKPTAAPDLSALSDFASGVRRALNLTPQERKAQAQIAEAQAALAQEKQQTEERDRRIALLEQRLAALPEQADNAWQEKLTAAQTANDKARQRYEQDKQAAAAELAQQKAEAAKATGELQQQLALRQKELDEQRQQAERQEKSLKTALEQQKAEAAKATGELQQQLAQLQEKNKTQTEQAKALAQRLATAVAESEKSTLQLAKTTEQAKKNALALADANQTQQALREELDGLRSRAKWLPDAQALEKKPAQQSYAAGVALGRDIQTMLAERKNWGINPDKTVLLAGVIDTFNGHYQLSDAQLTRALAESEKAVNDARNQAAKVQTSKGEAFVTEFKKKKGTQKSPSGFWYRIDYAGDEAIKENARVDIVVKESLTDGSVIQDMDRSGKVMSQPLSAYPPLFREAIGHLKNHGSLTMVVPPALAYGETGYAPQIPPNATMVYELRIVDVNNG; this is translated from the coding sequence ATGACCCCTCGTGCGAGAAAGGCGTTGCTGAGCCTGATGATACCGCTGGCGTTTGCGCCAGCGATGGCCGCAGCGGATGACGATGTGCCGGCATTACTGCAGTTCGCCGAGCGCTACCAGCGGCAGGACGCCCCGGCAGCTGACGCCGCGGTTACTCCCTCCCGGGAAACCCAAAAGCCGGCGCCCCGGCCGGTTCAACCGCGTGAAACGAGCTCGCAGCGAAAGCAACTGGCGCAGTTGCAAAAGACGCTGCGCGAGAAAGAGGCTCGATTGGAGCAACAGCAAACCGCTATTCAATCACTGCAGCAGGAGCTGACCGCGTTGCGGGTTGCGTCGTCCCTGACGGCTGCCGATAAACCGACAGCTGCTCCCGATCTGAGCGCGTTGAGCGACTTCGCCAGCGGCGTGCGACGGGCGCTGAACCTGACGCCGCAGGAGCGCAAGGCTCAGGCGCAGATCGCCGAGGCGCAGGCAGCGTTAGCGCAGGAAAAACAACAAACCGAGGAGCGCGATCGGCGTATCGCCTTGCTGGAACAACGGCTGGCGGCGTTGCCTGAACAGGCGGATAACGCCTGGCAGGAGAAACTGACGGCGGCGCAGACCGCCAACGATAAAGCGCGCCAGCGTTATGAGCAGGACAAACAAGCGGCCGCCGCTGAGCTGGCGCAACAGAAGGCGGAAGCCGCCAAGGCGACGGGAGAACTTCAGCAGCAGCTGGCACTGCGGCAGAAAGAGCTGGATGAACAACGCCAACAGGCCGAGCGGCAAGAGAAAAGCCTGAAAACGGCGCTGGAACAGCAAAAGGCCGAAGCCGCCAAGGCGACGGGCGAACTTCAGCAACAGCTGGCGCAGCTACAGGAAAAAAACAAGACGCAAACCGAGCAGGCGAAGGCATTGGCGCAGCGGCTGGCAACGGCGGTGGCGGAAAGCGAAAAATCAACGCTGCAACTGGCGAAAACGACGGAGCAGGCGAAAAAAAACGCATTGGCGCTAGCGGACGCCAACCAAACGCAGCAGGCATTGCGTGAGGAGCTGGATGGGCTGCGCTCTCGCGCCAAATGGTTGCCGGATGCACAGGCGCTCGAGAAAAAGCCGGCGCAACAGAGCTATGCTGCCGGTGTCGCTTTGGGGCGCGATATTCAAACGATGCTGGCGGAGCGTAAAAATTGGGGCATCAATCCCGATAAAACCGTGCTGCTGGCGGGCGTGATCGATACCTTCAACGGCCATTACCAGCTAAGCGATGCGCAGTTGACCCGTGCGCTGGCGGAGTCGGAAAAAGCGGTGAACGACGCCCGGAACCAGGCAGCGAAGGTGCAAACCAGCAAGGGCGAGGCGTTCGTCACCGAGTTTAAAAAGAAAAAGGGCACGCAGAAGTCGCCTTCCGGTTTCTGGTATCGCATCGATTATGCGGGTGATGAAGCCATTAAGGAAAACGCGCGGGTGGACATCGTGGTGAAGGAAAGTTTAACCGACGGCAGCGTGATTCAGGATATGGATCGCAGTGGGAAGGTGATGTCACAGCCGCTCTCTGCCTATCCGCCGTTGTTCCGCGAGGCGATCGGCCATCTGAAAAATCATGGTTCGCTGACGATGGTGGTGCCGCCGGCGTTGGCGTACGGTGAAACGGGCTATGCGCCGCAGATCCCGCCGAACGCGACCATGGTGTATGAGCTGCGGATTGTCGATGTCAACAACGGGTAA
- the cutC gene encoding copper homeostasis protein CutC has product MIKLEVCCFSVDCALTAERAGADRIELCASQSEGGLTPSYGTLRLARERVSIPVHPIVRPRGGDFCYGAVDFEVIKQDLRQIREMGFPGVVVGMLDEEGHIDLPRMREVMRLCEGMAVTFHRAFDMCQNPMVALEQLSELGVARILTSGQQQSAELGLPLLRDLRQASQGPVIMAGAGVRLSNLHKFVDIGLHELHSSSGHLVPSTMRYRKAGVTMCSDNEFDEFSHYCVDGEMVEAMKNALALVDPLAQSA; this is encoded by the coding sequence ATGATAAAACTGGAAGTTTGTTGCTTTAGCGTCGACTGCGCGCTGACGGCCGAACGGGCGGGCGCCGATCGCATTGAGTTGTGCGCCAGCCAGAGCGAGGGGGGATTGACGCCGAGCTATGGCACGCTGCGTCTGGCGCGCGAGCGGGTTTCGATCCCGGTGCATCCGATCGTTCGCCCTCGCGGTGGCGATTTCTGCTACGGCGCGGTGGATTTCGAGGTGATCAAACAGGATCTCCGCCAGATCCGCGAGATGGGGTTCCCCGGCGTAGTGGTTGGCATGCTGGACGAAGAAGGGCACATCGATCTGCCGCGCATGCGCGAAGTGATGAGGCTGTGCGAGGGCATGGCGGTGACGTTCCATCGCGCGTTCGATATGTGCCAGAACCCGATGGTGGCGTTGGAGCAACTGAGCGAGCTGGGCGTGGCGCGCATTCTGACCTCCGGCCAGCAGCAGAGCGCCGAACTGGGCCTGCCGTTGCTGCGCGATTTGCGCCAGGCCAGTCAGGGCCCGGTAATCATGGCGGGTGCCGGCGTGCGCCTCAGCAATCTGCACAAGTTTGTCGATATTGGTCTGCATGAACTGCACAGTTCTTCCGGTCATCTGGTGCCGTCGACCATGCGTTACCGCAAGGCGGGCGTCACCATGTGCTCCGATAACGAGTTTGACGAATTTAGCCATTATTGCGTGGATGGCGAAATGGTGGAGGCGATGAAAAACGCGCTGGCCTTGGTTGATCCCCTGGCGCAAAGCGCATAA
- a CDS encoding MalY/PatB family protein: MAFNFDQWVDRSHSDSVKWDKYRGSDIIPLWVADSDFTSPPAVIEALQRRVAHGVFGYTHPSPDLIEVFTRRMVERYGWHIKPEWIIFLPGLVCGLNLCVRACTEEHQSTLAPSPIYPPFRKAAKFAGREHLAVPLKATGQRWVLDFSSLHDRLSGNEKLLLLCNPQNPGGTVYRRDELLQHHQFAREHDLIVCSDEIHCELLLEPGVRHIPFATLNDDAAQRSVTLMSPSKTFNLAGLGASLAIVPNEALRQKLKRARSGIVPEVNLLALVAAQAAYQYGQPWLDEQLIYLRANRDRLIKRINAMPGLTLLPVEATYLAWIDCSALPVDNPHQFFERAGVGLSAGLDFGDRRFVRLNFGCRWALLDEALDRMARACAALPG, encoded by the coding sequence ATGGCATTCAATTTTGATCAATGGGTAGACCGCAGTCACAGTGACAGCGTTAAGTGGGATAAATATCGCGGCAGCGACATCATCCCGCTTTGGGTCGCCGACAGCGATTTCACCTCACCGCCGGCGGTGATCGAAGCCTTGCAGCGGCGCGTGGCGCACGGCGTATTCGGCTACACTCACCCATCCCCTGATCTTATTGAGGTTTTTACCCGCCGCATGGTAGAGCGCTACGGCTGGCACATCAAGCCTGAATGGATCATTTTCCTGCCTGGGCTGGTGTGCGGCCTGAATTTGTGCGTGCGCGCCTGCACCGAAGAACACCAGAGCACGCTGGCCCCCTCTCCCATTTATCCGCCGTTTCGCAAAGCGGCCAAATTCGCCGGGCGCGAGCACCTCGCGGTGCCGCTGAAGGCGACCGGTCAACGCTGGGTGCTGGATTTTTCCTCGCTGCATGATCGGCTGAGTGGCAACGAGAAACTCCTGTTGCTGTGCAACCCGCAGAACCCCGGTGGCACCGTTTATCGCCGGGATGAGCTGTTGCAGCACCATCAGTTCGCTCGCGAACACGATTTAATCGTCTGTTCCGATGAGATCCACTGCGAACTGCTGCTTGAGCCCGGCGTGCGGCATATCCCTTTCGCCACCCTGAATGACGACGCGGCCCAACGCAGCGTGACGCTGATGTCGCCGTCAAAAACGTTTAATCTCGCCGGACTGGGCGCTTCACTGGCGATCGTTCCCAACGAAGCGTTGCGACAAAAGCTGAAACGCGCGCGCAGCGGTATTGTCCCGGAGGTCAATCTGTTGGCGCTGGTGGCGGCGCAGGCGGCTTATCAATACGGGCAACCCTGGCTGGATGAGCAGTTGATTTATCTGCGCGCCAATCGCGATCGGCTGATAAAGCGTATCAACGCCATGCCGGGTTTGACGTTGCTGCCTGTCGAGGCCACTTACCTGGCCTGGATAGACTGCAGCGCGTTGCCGGTGGATAACCCGCATCAGTTCTTCGAACGTGCGGGCGTTGGGCTAAGCGCCGGTTTGGATTTCGGCGATCGGCGCTTTGTGCGGCTTAACTTTGGTTGCCGATGGGCCCTGCTCGATGAAGCGCTCGATCGCATGGCGCGAGCCTGTGCGGCACTGCCTGGCTAA